The Streptomyces europaeiscabiei genome window below encodes:
- the purS gene encoding phosphoribosylformylglycinamidine synthase subunit PurS: MARVVVDVMLKPEILDPQGQAVQRALPRLGFEGVSDVRQGKRFELEVDGPVDDAALARIHELAESFLANTVIEDFTVKVEEVAEAGK; the protein is encoded by the coding sequence GTGGCACGCGTCGTAGTCGACGTCATGCTCAAGCCGGAGATCCTCGACCCCCAGGGCCAGGCGGTGCAGCGCGCGCTGCCGCGCCTCGGTTTCGAGGGCGTCTCCGACGTACGTCAGGGAAAGCGATTCGAACTGGAAGTTGACGGACCGGTGGACGACGCCGCGCTCGCCCGCATCCATGAACTGGCGGAATCGTTCCTCGCCAACACCGTGATCGAGGACTTCACCGTCAAGGTCGAGGAAGTCGCGGAGGCGGGAAAGTGA
- the purF gene encoding amidophosphoribosyltransferase, with the protein MPRGDGRLNHDLLPGEKGPQDACGVFGVWAPGEEVAKLTYFGLYALQHRGQESAGIAVSNGSQILVFKDMGLVSQVFDETSLGSLQGHIAVGHARYSTTGASVWENAQPTFRATAHGSIALGHNGNLVNTAQLAEMVADLPKQEGRTPRVAATNDTDLLTALLAAQVDEDGKPLTIEEAAHTVLPQVLGAFSLVFMNEHTLYAARDPQGIRPLVLGRLERGWVVASESAALDICGAAYVREIEPGEFIAIDENGLRSSRFAEAKPKGCVFEYVYLARPDTDIAGRNVYLSRVEMGRKLAKEAPVEADLVIATPESGTPAAIGYAEASGIPFGAGLVKNAYVGRTFIQPSQTIRQLGIRLKLNPLKEVIKGKRLVVVDDSIVRGNTQRALVRMLREAGAAEVHIRISSPPVKWPCFFGIDFATRAELIANGMTIDEIGTSLGADSLSYISLEGMIEATTIAKPNLCRACFDGEYPMDLPDPELLGKRLLETELAAGPAATAAADAIRRP; encoded by the coding sequence GTGCCACGTGGTGACGGACGACTCAACCACGACCTTCTCCCCGGTGAGAAAGGCCCCCAGGACGCGTGTGGCGTCTTCGGTGTCTGGGCCCCGGGCGAAGAGGTCGCGAAGCTCACTTACTTCGGGCTCTACGCCCTCCAGCATCGGGGCCAGGAATCCGCGGGTATCGCGGTCAGCAACGGCTCCCAGATCCTCGTCTTCAAGGACATGGGCCTCGTTTCCCAGGTCTTCGACGAGACCTCGCTCGGTTCGCTCCAGGGTCACATCGCGGTCGGTCACGCCCGCTACTCGACCACCGGTGCCTCCGTGTGGGAGAACGCCCAGCCCACCTTCCGTGCCACCGCGCACGGCTCCATCGCGCTCGGCCACAACGGCAACCTGGTCAATACCGCCCAGCTCGCCGAGATGGTCGCCGACCTGCCCAAGCAGGAGGGCCGTACGCCGCGTGTGGCGGCCACCAACGACACCGACCTGCTCACCGCGCTCCTGGCGGCCCAGGTCGACGAGGACGGCAAGCCGCTGACCATCGAGGAGGCCGCCCACACGGTCCTCCCGCAGGTGCTCGGCGCCTTCTCCCTCGTCTTCATGAACGAGCACACCCTCTATGCGGCGCGTGACCCGCAGGGCATCCGCCCGCTGGTCCTCGGCCGCCTGGAGCGCGGCTGGGTTGTCGCCTCCGAGTCCGCCGCCCTCGACATCTGCGGCGCCGCCTATGTCCGCGAGATCGAGCCGGGCGAGTTCATCGCCATCGACGAGAACGGTCTGCGCAGCTCCCGCTTCGCGGAAGCGAAGCCCAAGGGCTGCGTCTTCGAGTACGTCTATCTGGCCCGCCCGGACACCGACATCGCCGGCCGGAACGTGTACCTCTCCCGCGTGGAGATGGGCCGCAAGCTCGCCAAGGAAGCCCCCGTCGAGGCCGATCTGGTCATAGCGACCCCGGAGTCCGGCACCCCGGCCGCCATCGGCTACGCCGAGGCCTCGGGCATCCCGTTCGGTGCGGGTCTGGTGAAGAACGCGTACGTCGGACGTACGTTCATCCAGCCCTCCCAGACGATCCGCCAGCTCGGCATCCGTCTGAAGCTGAATCCGCTGAAGGAAGTCATCAAGGGCAAGCGCCTGGTGGTCGTCGACGACTCGATCGTCCGCGGCAACACCCAGCGCGCCCTGGTCCGGATGCTCCGCGAGGCGGGCGCGGCGGAGGTCCACATCCGGATCTCCTCGCCGCCCGTGAAGTGGCCCTGCTTCTTCGGCATCGACTTCGCCACCCGCGCCGAGCTCATCGCCAACGGCATGACCATCGACGAGATCGGCACCTCGCTGGGCGCCGACTCACTCTCGTACATCTCCCTCGAAGGCATGATCGAGGCGACCACCATCGCCAAGCCGAACCTCTGCCGTGCCTGCTTCGACGGTGAGTACCCGATGGACCTGCCGGACCCCGAGCTGCTCGGCAAGCGGCTCCTGGAGACCGAGCTGGCGGCGGGCCCCGCCGCCACGGCCGCGGCCGACGCGATCCGTCGCCCGTAA
- the bldC gene encoding developmental transcriptional regulator BldC encodes MTARTPDAEPLLTPAEVATMFRVDPKTVTRWAKAGKLTSIRTLGGHRRYREAEVRALLAGIPQQRSEA; translated from the coding sequence ATGACCGCTCGCACCCCTGATGCCGAGCCGCTGCTGACCCCGGCTGAGGTCGCCACCATGTTCCGTGTCGACCCCAAGACGGTCACGCGGTGGGCGAAGGCCGGCAAGCTCACGTCCATCCGTACGCTCGGCGGACACCGCCGTTACCGCGAGGCTGAGGTCCGCGCACTGCTCGCGGGCATTCCGCAGCAGCGCAGCGAGGCCTGA
- the purM gene encoding phosphoribosylformylglycinamidine cyclo-ligase, which translates to MSETTGASYAAAGVDIEAGDRAVELMKEWVKKTQRPEVLGGLGGFAGLFDASALKRFERPLLASATDGVGTKVDIARQLGVYDTIGHDLVAMVMDDIVVCGAEPLFMTDYICVGKVHPERVAAIVKGIAEGCVLAGCALVGGETAEHPGLLGPDDFDVAGAGTGVVEAEHLLGPDRIRTGDAVIAMAASGLHSNGYSLVRHVLLNQAGLSLDAEIAELGRTLGAELLEPTKIYSLDCLALTRTTEVHAFSHVTGGGLAANLARVIPDTLHATVDRSTWTPAPIFDLVGRTGQVERLELEKTLNMGVGMIAIVPQESADVALTTLADRGVDAWVAGEITDRADHTTGAELVGDYARD; encoded by the coding sequence ATGTCTGAGACAACTGGTGCCAGCTACGCAGCCGCGGGCGTCGACATCGAGGCGGGCGACCGCGCCGTAGAGCTGATGAAGGAGTGGGTGAAGAAGACGCAGCGCCCCGAGGTCCTCGGCGGCCTCGGCGGCTTCGCCGGCCTCTTCGACGCCTCCGCCCTCAAGCGCTTCGAGCGCCCGCTGCTCGCCTCCGCCACGGACGGCGTCGGCACGAAGGTCGACATCGCCCGGCAGCTCGGCGTTTACGACACCATCGGCCACGACCTGGTCGCGATGGTGATGGACGACATCGTGGTCTGCGGCGCCGAACCGCTGTTCATGACCGACTACATCTGCGTCGGCAAGGTCCACCCCGAGCGGGTCGCCGCCATCGTCAAGGGCATCGCCGAGGGCTGTGTCCTGGCCGGCTGCGCCCTCGTCGGCGGCGAGACCGCCGAGCACCCCGGCCTCCTCGGCCCGGACGACTTCGACGTCGCCGGCGCCGGCACGGGCGTCGTCGAGGCGGAGCACCTGCTCGGCCCGGATCGTATCCGTACGGGTGACGCGGTGATCGCCATGGCGGCCTCCGGCCTTCACTCGAACGGGTACTCGCTGGTCCGCCACGTCCTCCTGAACCAGGCCGGTCTCTCCCTGGACGCCGAGATCGCCGAACTCGGCCGCACCCTCGGCGCGGAGCTCCTGGAGCCCACCAAGATCTACTCGCTGGACTGTCTGGCCCTCACCCGCACCACCGAGGTCCACGCCTTCAGCCATGTCACCGGCGGCGGTCTCGCGGCCAACCTGGCCCGTGTGATCCCCGACACCCTCCACGCCACGGTGGACCGCTCCACCTGGACCCCGGCCCCGATCTTCGACCTGGTCGGCAGAACGGGCCAGGTCGAGCGTCTGGAGCTGGAGAAGACCCTGAACATGGGCGTGGGCATGATCGCCATCGTCCCCCAGGAGTCCGCGGACGTCGCCCTGACGACCCTGGCCGACCGCGGCGTCGATGCCTGGGTGGCGGGAGAGATCACGGATCGTGCCGACCACACGACAGGCGCGGAACTGGTGGGCGACTACGCGCGCGACTAG
- a CDS encoding DUF3073 domain-containing protein has translation MGRGRAKAKQTKVARQLKYSSGGTDLSRLANELGASTSSQPPNGEPFEDDEDDDDPYSQYADLYNDDDEDEDEESGPASHRRGA, from the coding sequence ATGGGGCGCGGCCGGGCAAAGGCCAAGCAGACGAAGGTCGCCCGCCAGCTGAAGTACAGCAGCGGCGGTACTGATCTTTCGCGTCTGGCCAATGAGCTGGGCGCTTCGACTTCGAGCCAGCCGCCGAATGGCGAGCCGTTCGAAGATGACGAAGACGACGACGACCCGTACTCCCAGTACGCGGATCTCTACAACGACGACGATGAGGACGAGGACGAGGAGTCCGGTCCTGCGTCGCATCGTCGCGGGGCTTGA
- a CDS encoding Uma2 family endonuclease, with protein MTVMAERTSQMSVEEFETIASAAPETVTLEFINGRIGVKAVADGDHDTIVTWLARRCMQSRPDLDLYQGRGLRVESYRGGRAKPDAVVTPEAHFAGHGEWADPEGALMVVEVTSYDSDTDRRDRHEKPAAYGQSGIPLYLLIDRDSCTVTVHSGPDRHVGGYRDVHTAKFGEKVRIPGPMNIELDTEILKTYVR; from the coding sequence ATGACGGTTATGGCCGAGCGCACGTCTCAGATGTCGGTGGAGGAGTTCGAAACGATCGCTTCCGCCGCTCCCGAGACCGTCACGTTGGAGTTCATCAACGGACGGATCGGAGTCAAAGCGGTGGCGGACGGAGACCACGACACGATCGTGACGTGGCTTGCACGGCGCTGTATGCAGTCCAGGCCCGACCTGGATCTGTATCAGGGCCGAGGGCTCAGGGTGGAGTCCTATCGAGGGGGCAGGGCGAAACCGGATGCCGTGGTCACTCCCGAGGCCCACTTCGCGGGGCACGGCGAGTGGGCCGACCCCGAGGGTGCCCTCATGGTCGTCGAGGTCACCTCGTACGACTCCGACACCGACCGGCGGGACCGCCACGAGAAGCCTGCGGCGTACGGGCAGTCCGGGATCCCTCTGTATTTGCTGATCGACCGGGACTCGTGCACCGTCACCGTGCACAGCGGCCCTGACCGGCACGTCGGCGGTTACCGCGACGTACACACCGCGAAGTTCGGCGAGAAGGTCCGCATCCCCGGCCCGATGAACATCGAACTGGACACGGAGATCCTCAAGACGTACGTCCGCTGA
- a CDS encoding maleylpyruvate isomerase family mycothiol-dependent enzyme, with protein MPPARKRPRAYDPAKTRKAVLAQFGHVREAMGVLTQEQLALPTRLGEWTVRDLAAHLTMAVESVNRALDLPEPPKAELNPLDYASATAAYAGAIAEGSHDLAEAHPDVVALYAGVEQRITEGLAAAPRDRVVDTRAGGMALDDYLLTRTIELVVHTDDLNDAVPGLDILYDRHALATCVRLLADTLAARAPGGSTEVRIPPYAVVQCVEGPRHTRGTPPNVVETDPLTWIRLATGRLEWAAALDEAKVGASGERADLSALLPLMS; from the coding sequence ATGCCGCCCGCCAGGAAACGCCCCCGCGCCTACGACCCCGCCAAGACCCGCAAGGCCGTCCTGGCCCAGTTCGGGCACGTACGGGAGGCGATGGGCGTCCTCACCCAGGAACAGCTCGCGCTGCCGACCCGGCTCGGGGAGTGGACCGTACGGGACCTGGCCGCACACCTCACCATGGCTGTGGAGAGCGTCAACCGGGCCCTGGACCTGCCCGAGCCCCCGAAGGCCGAGCTGAACCCCCTGGACTACGCCTCCGCCACCGCTGCGTACGCCGGTGCCATCGCCGAGGGCAGCCACGACCTGGCCGAGGCCCACCCCGACGTCGTCGCCCTCTACGCGGGGGTGGAGCAGCGGATCACCGAGGGGCTCGCGGCCGCTCCGCGCGACCGGGTCGTCGACACCCGCGCCGGCGGCATGGCGCTCGACGACTACCTCCTCACCCGCACCATCGAGCTCGTCGTCCACACCGACGACCTGAACGACGCCGTCCCCGGTCTCGACATCCTGTACGACCGGCACGCCCTGGCCACCTGCGTCCGGCTGCTCGCCGACACCCTCGCTGCGCGGGCGCCCGGCGGTTCGACGGAGGTGCGGATCCCGCCGTACGCCGTCGTGCAGTGCGTGGAGGGGCCCAGGCACACCCGGGGCACCCCGCCGAACGTCGTCGAGACCGACCCGCTGACCTGGATCCGTCTCGCCACCGGCCGCCTGGAGTGGGCCGCCGCCCTGGACGAGGCGAAGGTCGGCGCGAGCGGGGAGCGGGCCGACCTGAGCGCCCTGCTGCCCCTGATGAGCTGA
- the purL gene encoding phosphoribosylformylglycinamidine synthase subunit PurL translates to MSRTPLDTVEHAAETPDVELPWAELGLKKDEYERVVEILGRRPTGAELAMYSVMWSEHCSYKSSKVHLRQFGEKAPQSDALLVGIGENAGVVDVGQGYAVTFKVESHNHPSYVEPYQGAATGVGGIVRDIIAMGARPVAVVDPLRFGAADHPDTKRVLPGVVAGIGGYGNCLGLPNIGGEVVFDACYQGNPLVNAGAIGVMRHEDIHLAKASGAGNKVILYGARTGGDGIGGASILASETFDDAKPSKRPAVQVGDPFQEKLLIECTLEAFKEKLVVGIQDLGAAGLSCATSELASNGSGGMRVTLDDVPLRDSTLSPEEILMSESQERMCAVVEPEKVDRFLAICDKWDVIATVIGEVTDGDRLEIFWHGGKIVDVDPRTVAHDGPVYERPYARPDWQDALQADDANKLPRPATSEELKQQVLALVASPNQASKSWITSQYDHFVQGNTVLAQPEDSGMIRVDESTGLGVAIATDGNGRYAKLDPYHGAQLALAEAYRNVATTGAKPLAVSDCLNFGSPEDPAVMWQFAEAVRGLADGCLQLGTPVTGGNVSLYNQTGEVAIHPTPVVAVLGVIDDVARRTPVAFQEEGQLLYLLGDTREEFGGSAWSQVVHDHLGGLPPQVDLERERLLAEILISASRDGMIDSAHDLSDGGLIQAVVESALLGGKGARLIVPDGLDAFTFLLSESAGRAVVAVPRSEELRFNDMCGARGLPATRIGVVDGDSVEIQGEFTLPLEELRTAHEATIPALLA, encoded by the coding sequence ATGAGCCGGACGCCTCTGGACACGGTCGAGCACGCGGCCGAGACCCCCGACGTCGAGCTGCCCTGGGCCGAACTGGGCCTGAAGAAGGACGAGTACGAGCGGGTCGTCGAGATCCTCGGCCGTCGGCCCACCGGTGCCGAGCTCGCCATGTACTCCGTCATGTGGTCCGAGCACTGCTCGTACAAGTCCTCCAAGGTCCACCTCCGCCAGTTCGGCGAGAAGGCCCCGCAGTCCGACGCACTGCTCGTCGGCATCGGCGAGAACGCCGGCGTCGTCGACGTCGGCCAGGGCTACGCGGTCACCTTCAAGGTCGAGTCGCACAACCACCCGTCGTACGTCGAGCCCTACCAGGGCGCGGCCACGGGTGTCGGCGGCATCGTCCGCGACATCATCGCCATGGGCGCCCGCCCGGTCGCCGTCGTCGACCCGCTCCGCTTCGGCGCGGCCGACCACCCCGACACCAAGCGCGTCCTCCCGGGCGTCGTCGCGGGCATCGGCGGCTACGGCAACTGCCTGGGCCTTCCGAACATCGGCGGCGAGGTCGTCTTCGACGCCTGCTACCAGGGCAACCCGCTGGTCAACGCCGGTGCCATCGGTGTCATGCGGCACGAGGACATCCACCTCGCGAAGGCTTCCGGCGCCGGCAACAAGGTCATCCTCTACGGGGCCCGTACCGGCGGTGACGGCATCGGCGGCGCCTCCATCCTCGCCTCCGAGACCTTCGACGACGCCAAGCCCTCCAAGCGTCCCGCCGTCCAGGTCGGCGACCCCTTCCAGGAGAAGCTCCTCATCGAGTGCACCCTGGAGGCGTTCAAGGAGAAGCTGGTCGTCGGCATCCAGGACCTCGGCGCGGCAGGCCTGTCCTGCGCCACGTCCGAGCTGGCGTCGAACGGCTCCGGCGGCATGCGCGTGACCCTGGACGACGTCCCGCTCCGCGACTCGACGCTCTCTCCCGAGGAAATCCTCATGAGCGAGTCGCAGGAACGCATGTGCGCGGTCGTCGAGCCGGAGAAGGTCGACCGCTTCCTCGCGATCTGCGACAAGTGGGACGTCATCGCCACGGTCATCGGCGAGGTCACCGACGGCGACCGCCTGGAGATCTTCTGGCACGGCGGCAAGATCGTCGACGTCGACCCGCGCACGGTCGCGCACGACGGCCCGGTCTACGAGCGCCCGTACGCCCGCCCCGACTGGCAGGACGCCCTCCAGGCGGACGACGCGAACAAGCTGCCCAGGCCCGCGACTTCGGAAGAACTGAAGCAGCAGGTCCTGGCGCTGGTGGCGTCCCCGAACCAGGCCTCCAAGTCCTGGATCACCTCCCAGTACGACCACTTCGTGCAGGGCAACACGGTCCTCGCCCAGCCCGAGGACTCGGGCATGATCCGCGTCGACGAGTCGACCGGCCTGGGCGTCGCCATCGCCACGGACGGCAACGGCCGCTACGCGAAGCTGGACCCGTACCACGGCGCCCAGCTGGCCCTGGCGGAGGCGTACCGCAACGTCGCCACCACCGGTGCCAAGCCTCTCGCCGTCTCCGACTGCCTGAACTTCGGCTCGCCCGAGGACCCGGCGGTCATGTGGCAGTTCGCGGAGGCCGTGCGCGGTCTCGCGGACGGCTGCCTGCAGCTGGGCACCCCGGTGACCGGCGGCAACGTCTCCCTCTACAACCAGACGGGCGAGGTGGCCATCCACCCCACCCCGGTGGTCGCTGTCCTCGGCGTGATCGACGACGTCGCCCGCCGCACGCCGGTCGCCTTCCAGGAGGAGGGCCAGCTGCTCTACCTGCTCGGCGACACCCGTGAGGAGTTCGGCGGCTCGGCCTGGTCCCAGGTCGTCCACGACCACCTCGGCGGTCTGCCCCCGCAGGTCGACCTGGAGCGCGAGCGCCTGCTGGCCGAGATCCTGATCTCCGCGTCCCGCGACGGCATGATCGACTCCGCGCACGACCTCTCCGACGGCGGCCTGATCCAGGCGGTCGTGGAGTCGGCCCTGCTCGGCGGCAAGGGCGCGCGCCTGATCGTCCCGGACGGCCTGGACGCGTTCACCTTCCTCCTCTCGGAGTCGGCCGGCCGCGCCGTCGTGGCCGTCCCCCGCTCCGAGGAACTCCGCTTCAACGACATGTGCGGCGCGCGGGGCCTGCCGGCCACGCGCATCGGTGTCGTCGACGGCGACTCGGTGGAGATCCAGGGCGAGTTCACCCTCCCCCTGGAGGAGCTGCGCACGGCCCACGAGGCCACGATCCCGGCGCTGCTGGCGTAG
- a CDS encoding META domain-containing protein gives MDKRLRLTLTALAVLPLPLLAACGSESAGDSGSGNVGSNTTKASVTGVRWKVDSLTVGGKTEQAPDSAYLKIADDGEVNGNYGCNTFGSTAAFDDDGIDFEAGRSTEMACGDAPMKFEESFARTLDTGRFTAETADGGLTLTTGDGDSVKLTEEKSAELYGTKWRIDSLMDHDVATSLPEAAQGKAWFTLDKKAGTLSGSVGCNDISAKATVSEDRITLGNPRTTRKMCSDSLMAAERSLLDLFKGTVEYRIDHRSITLTSENDEGIGAVADK, from the coding sequence ATGGACAAGCGACTGCGACTGACCCTCACCGCCCTGGCCGTGCTTCCGCTTCCGCTGCTCGCGGCCTGTGGTTCCGAGTCGGCCGGCGACTCCGGCAGCGGCAACGTCGGCTCGAACACGACGAAGGCCTCGGTCACCGGGGTCCGCTGGAAGGTCGACAGCCTCACCGTGGGCGGGAAGACCGAACAGGCCCCCGACAGCGCCTATCTGAAGATCGCCGACGACGGCGAGGTCAACGGCAACTACGGCTGCAACACCTTCGGCTCGACCGCCGCCTTCGACGACGACGGCATCGACTTCGAGGCGGGCCGGTCCACCGAGATGGCCTGCGGCGACGCCCCGATGAAATTCGAGGAGAGCTTCGCCCGCACGCTCGACACCGGGAGGTTCACGGCCGAGACCGCCGACGGCGGGCTCACCCTCACCACGGGTGACGGGGACTCCGTCAAGCTGACGGAGGAGAAGTCCGCCGAGCTGTACGGCACCAAGTGGCGAATCGATTCCCTCATGGACCACGACGTCGCCACCTCGCTCCCCGAGGCCGCGCAGGGCAAGGCCTGGTTCACCCTCGACAAGAAGGCCGGGACGCTCAGCGGGAGCGTCGGCTGCAACGACATCTCCGCGAAGGCGACGGTGAGCGAGGACCGGATCACTCTCGGCAATCCGCGGACGACCCGCAAGATGTGCTCCGACTCACTCATGGCCGCCGAGCGGAGCCTCCTGGACCTTTTCAAGGGCACGGTGGAGTATCGGATCGATCACCGCAGTATCACGCTGACCAGCGAAAACGACGAGGGTATCGGTGCCGTCGCCGACAAGTGA
- the purQ gene encoding phosphoribosylformylglycinamidine synthase subunit PurQ → MTARIGVVTFPGSLDDRDTQRAIRLAGAEPVALWHKDKDLHQVDAVVLCGGFSYGDYLRAGAIARFSPVMETVIEQAKAGLPVLGICNGFQILTEAHLLPGAMLGNDHRHFICRDQKLRVENAETAWTTDYTAGQEIHIPLKNMDGRYVADEHTLDMLEAEGRVVFRYVDFNPNGSLRDIAGISNEAGNVVGLMPHPEHAVEPLIGTGRTDGLPFFTSILKKLVNA, encoded by the coding sequence GTGACCGCTCGTATTGGCGTCGTCACCTTTCCCGGCAGCCTCGACGACCGGGACACGCAGCGTGCGATCAGGCTCGCCGGTGCCGAACCGGTCGCTCTCTGGCACAAGGACAAGGACCTCCACCAGGTCGACGCCGTGGTGCTGTGCGGCGGTTTTTCCTACGGTGACTATCTGCGGGCCGGGGCCATCGCGCGTTTCTCGCCGGTGATGGAGACGGTCATCGAGCAGGCGAAGGCCGGACTGCCGGTCCTCGGCATCTGCAACGGCTTCCAGATCCTCACCGAGGCCCATCTGCTCCCCGGCGCGATGCTCGGCAACGACCACCGCCACTTCATCTGCCGCGACCAGAAGCTGCGGGTGGAGAACGCGGAGACCGCCTGGACGACCGACTACACGGCCGGCCAGGAGATCCACATCCCGCTGAAGAACATGGACGGCCGGTACGTCGCCGACGAGCACACGCTCGACATGCTGGAGGCGGAGGGCCGGGTCGTCTTCCGCTACGTCGACTTCAACCCGAACGGCTCCCTCCGCGACATCGCCGGCATCTCGAACGAGGCCGGGAACGTCGTGGGCCTCATGCCCCACCCGGAGCACGCCGTGGAGCCGCTGATCGGCACCGGCCGCACCGACGGCCTCCCCTTCTTCACCTCGATCCTCAAGAAGCTGGTCAACGCATGA
- a CDS encoding Leu/Phe/Val dehydrogenase → MTDVSDGVLHTLFQSDQGGHEQVVLCQDRASGLKAVIAIHSTALGPALGGTRFYPYATEAEAVSDALNLARGMSYKNAMAGLDHGGGKAVIIGDPDRIKSEELLLAYGRFVASLGGRYVTACDVGTYVADMDVVARECRWTTGRSPENGGAGDSSVLTAFGVYQGMRASAQHVWGDPSLRGRRVGIAGVGKVGHHLVTHLLTEGAEIVITDVREDAVRRILDRHPEGVTAVPHTDALIRTEGLDVYAPCALGGALDDRSVPVLTAKVVCGAANNQLAHPGVEKDLADRGILYAPDYVVNAGGVVQVADELHGFDFERCRAKAAKIFDTTLAIFARAKTDGIPPAAAADRIAEQRMHEAVAARGR, encoded by the coding sequence GTGACCGATGTATCTGACGGCGTCCTGCACACCCTGTTCCAGTCGGACCAGGGCGGTCACGAGCAAGTCGTGCTCTGCCAGGACCGGGCCAGCGGCCTCAAGGCCGTCATCGCCATCCATTCCACCGCGCTGGGCCCCGCTCTCGGCGGCACGCGCTTCTACCCGTACGCGACCGAGGCGGAGGCCGTCTCCGACGCGCTGAACCTCGCGCGCGGGATGTCGTACAAGAACGCCATGGCCGGTCTCGACCACGGCGGCGGCAAGGCCGTGATCATCGGCGACCCCGACCGGATCAAGAGCGAGGAGCTGCTGCTCGCCTACGGACGGTTCGTGGCCTCGCTGGGCGGCCGGTACGTCACCGCGTGCGACGTCGGCACCTACGTCGCCGACATGGACGTCGTGGCACGCGAGTGCCGCTGGACGACGGGCCGCTCCCCCGAGAACGGCGGCGCGGGCGACTCGTCCGTCCTGACCGCCTTCGGCGTCTACCAGGGCATGCGGGCCTCCGCCCAGCACGTGTGGGGCGATCCGTCGCTGCGGGGCCGCAGAGTCGGCATCGCGGGCGTCGGCAAGGTCGGCCACCACCTCGTGACGCATCTGCTCACGGAGGGCGCCGAGATCGTGATCACGGACGTGCGCGAGGACGCCGTACGGCGGATCCTCGACCGGCATCCGGAGGGGGTCACCGCGGTCCCGCACACGGACGCGCTCATCCGGACCGAGGGGCTCGACGTCTACGCGCCCTGCGCGCTCGGCGGGGCTCTCGACGACCGCTCCGTGCCCGTGCTCACCGCCAAGGTGGTGTGCGGCGCGGCCAACAACCAGCTCGCGCACCCCGGTGTCGAGAAGGACCTCGCCGACCGCGGGATCCTCTACGCACCGGACTACGTGGTGAACGCCGGCGGGGTCGTCCAGGTCGCCGACGAGCTCCACGGGTTCGACTTCGAGCGGTGCAGGGCGAAGGCCGCGAAGATCTTCGACACCACGCTGGCAATCTTCGCACGTGCGAAGACGGATGGCATTCCGCCGGCTGCCGCGGCCGACCGGATCGCCGAGCAGCGGATGCACGAGGCGGTCGCGGCACGCGGTCGCTGA